A genomic window from Streptomyces sp. HUAS YS2 includes:
- a CDS encoding amino acid ABC transporter permease — MSPRRRRRVVRSVQYAVFAAALAAVVTLADWQRLQEQFLEPDVARRLFPELITVALLNTIAYTLSGFAVGLVLGLVVALMRLSSVGPYRWVATVYIELFRGLPALLIFIFVGVGVPLAFPGLVFPGGTYGQVACALGLVSAAYMAETIRAGIQAVPRGQLEAARSLGMSQFTAMRSIVIPQAFRIVVPPLTNELVLLFKDSSLVLFLGVTLQQRELTKFGRDLASTTANTTPIFVAGLCYLLVTVPLGQVVRRLEAKHAKAR, encoded by the coding sequence ATGTCGCCGCGCCGCAGGCGCCGCGTCGTGCGTTCCGTCCAGTACGCGGTGTTCGCGGCGGCCCTCGCGGCCGTCGTGACACTGGCCGACTGGCAGCGGCTCCAGGAGCAGTTCCTCGAACCCGACGTGGCCCGCAGGCTCTTCCCCGAGCTCATCACGGTCGCCCTGCTCAACACCATCGCGTACACCCTCAGCGGCTTCGCCGTGGGCCTCGTCCTCGGCCTCGTCGTCGCCCTGATGCGGCTGTCCTCCGTCGGCCCGTACCGCTGGGTCGCCACCGTGTACATCGAGCTGTTCCGCGGCCTGCCCGCGCTGCTCATCTTCATCTTCGTCGGGGTCGGCGTCCCGCTCGCCTTCCCCGGGCTCGTGTTCCCCGGCGGCACGTACGGGCAGGTCGCCTGTGCGCTCGGCCTGGTGTCGGCGGCGTACATGGCGGAGACGATCCGGGCCGGCATCCAGGCCGTGCCGCGCGGCCAGCTGGAGGCGGCCCGGTCCCTCGGCATGTCGCAGTTCACCGCGATGCGCTCGATCGTGATCCCGCAGGCGTTCCGGATCGTCGTGCCGCCGCTCACCAACGAACTCGTCCTGCTCTTCAAGGACTCCTCGCTGGTGCTGTTCCTCGGCGTGACGCTCCAGCAGCGCGAACTCACCAAGTTCGGCCGGGACCTGGCCAGTACCACCGCCAACACCACCCCCATCTTCGTCGCGGGCCTCTGCTACCTCCTGGTGACCGTCCCGCTCGGCCAGGTGGTGCGCCGCCTCGAGGCCAAGCACGCGAAGGCGAGGTGA
- the nadE gene encoding ammonia-dependent NAD(+) synthetase, which yields MTEPAPTVLQQEIAQELQVADTFDATAEIERRVAFLAERLTSTGLRSLVLGISGGVDSTTTGRLCQLAVERARTAGHDATFYAMRLPYGVQADEKDAQLALAFIAADQVMTVDVKPASDAALDAAVAGGLTFRDAHHQDFVQGNIKARQRMIAQYAVAGAHDGLVVGTDHAAEAVSGFFTKFGDGAADVVPLTGLTKRRVRAVADALGAPAELVWKTPTADLETLDPGKPDEDALGVTYDDIDDFLEGKPVGEAAFASIVRRYRLTEHKRQLPIAP from the coding sequence GTGACCGAGCCGGCGCCCACCGTCCTGCAGCAGGAGATCGCCCAGGAACTCCAGGTGGCCGACACCTTCGACGCGACCGCCGAGATCGAGCGCCGGGTCGCGTTCCTGGCCGAGCGGCTGACGTCCACGGGCCTGCGCTCGCTGGTGCTCGGCATCAGCGGCGGCGTCGACTCCACCACCACGGGCCGGCTCTGCCAGCTCGCCGTGGAGCGGGCCCGTACCGCGGGGCACGACGCCACCTTCTACGCGATGCGGCTGCCCTACGGCGTGCAGGCGGACGAGAAGGACGCGCAGCTCGCGCTGGCCTTCATCGCCGCCGACCAGGTCATGACGGTGGACGTGAAGCCGGCCTCCGACGCGGCGCTGGACGCCGCGGTCGCCGGCGGGCTGACCTTCCGGGACGCCCACCACCAGGACTTCGTGCAGGGCAACATCAAGGCCCGGCAGCGCATGATCGCGCAGTACGCGGTGGCCGGCGCCCACGACGGTCTGGTCGTCGGCACGGACCATGCCGCCGAGGCGGTGTCCGGCTTCTTCACGAAGTTCGGCGACGGCGCGGCCGACGTGGTGCCGCTGACCGGGCTGACCAAGCGCCGGGTGCGCGCCGTCGCGGACGCGCTCGGCGCGCCCGCCGAGCTGGTGTGGAAGACGCCGACGGCCGACCTGGAGACGCTGGACCCGGGCAAGCCGGACGAGGACGCGCTCGGGGTCACGTACGACGACATCGACGACTTCCTGGAGGGCAAGCCGGTCGGCGAGGCGGCGTTCGCGTCGATCGTGCGCCGCTACCGCCTCACCGAGCACAAGCGTCAGCTGCCGATCGCACCCTGA
- a CDS encoding alpha/beta fold hydrolase — protein MAGQILPHDVHGTGPVRVIVLHNWFGDRSSFDALRGHLDGDAFSYAFLDCRGYGEAIDHDGAYTMEEVAEDALAVADHLGWDAFSVLGHSMGGKAAQWMMLEAPGRVRSIVGVSPVPAAGFPLDDATWELFAGAAEEPGNRRAIIDNTTGGRHGDEWLDVMVDRSVGRSNKAAFRAYLDSWSRTDFHERVKDNPTPVLLVAGAHDPALGAATMEATWLQWYPNARLEVIDGAGHYPPEETPAELATAVERFLGD, from the coding sequence ATGGCAGGTCAGATCCTTCCGCACGACGTGCACGGCACCGGACCGGTCCGGGTGATCGTGCTCCACAACTGGTTCGGGGACCGGTCCAGTTTCGACGCGTTGCGCGGGCATCTCGACGGGGACGCGTTCAGCTACGCGTTCCTCGACTGCCGCGGCTACGGCGAGGCGATCGACCACGACGGCGCGTACACGATGGAGGAGGTCGCCGAGGACGCCCTCGCCGTCGCCGACCACCTCGGCTGGGACGCCTTCTCCGTGCTCGGCCACTCGATGGGCGGGAAGGCGGCGCAGTGGATGATGCTGGAGGCCCCCGGCCGCGTCCGGTCGATCGTCGGCGTCTCGCCGGTGCCCGCCGCCGGGTTCCCGCTCGACGACGCCACCTGGGAGCTGTTCGCCGGGGCCGCCGAGGAACCCGGCAACCGCCGCGCCATCATCGACAACACCACCGGCGGGCGGCACGGCGACGAGTGGCTCGACGTCATGGTGGACCGCTCCGTCGGCCGCTCGAACAAGGCCGCGTTCCGCGCGTACCTCGACTCCTGGTCCCGCACCGACTTCCACGAGCGGGTCAAGGACAACCCCACCCCGGTGCTGCTCGTGGCCGGAGCCCACGACCCCGCGCTCGGCGCCGCCACCATGGAGGCCACCTGGCTCCAGTGGTACCCGAACGCCCGCCTCGAAGTCATCGACGGCGCGGGGCACTACCCGCCCGAGGAGACCCCGGCCGAGCTGGCGACCGCCGTCGAACGCTTCCTCGGCGACTGA
- a CDS encoding GNAT family N-acetyltransferase, translating to MVGIREMTESDADAVAGVRVDGWRSAYAGIVPRTWLDRMTVAEDALRQRTRLAEPGRAATDLVATDPDGAVVGWTCFGPVGAAGAPGPDWAELYTLYVRPDLIGHGVGRALLDEAHTRAGAAGFAGMLLWVLADNHRARRFYDRAGYAPDGAVQNDTYDDVVLDELRYRRTLAR from the coding sequence ATGGTGGGGATCCGGGAGATGACGGAGAGCGACGCGGACGCGGTCGCCGGGGTGCGGGTGGACGGATGGCGCAGCGCGTACGCGGGGATCGTCCCGCGAACGTGGCTGGACCGGATGACGGTGGCGGAGGACGCGCTTCGGCAGCGGACCCGGCTCGCGGAGCCCGGGCGCGCGGCGACGGACCTGGTCGCCACGGACCCGGACGGCGCGGTCGTCGGCTGGACGTGCTTCGGCCCGGTGGGCGCCGCCGGGGCGCCCGGCCCGGACTGGGCGGAGCTGTACACCCTGTACGTCCGCCCGGACCTGATCGGCCACGGCGTCGGCCGCGCCCTCCTCGACGAGGCCCACACCCGCGCCGGTGCCGCGGGCTTCGCCGGCATGCTCCTGTGGGTCCTCGCCGACAACCACCGGGCCCGCCGCTTCTACGACCGCGCGGGCTACGCGCCGGACGGGGCGGTGCAGAACGACACGTACGACGACGTGGTCCTGGACGAGCTGCGCTACCGCCGGACCCTGGCCCGGTGA
- a CDS encoding FAD-dependent monooxygenase: MKVACVGGGPAGLYFSILMKLQDPSHDITVYERNPVGSTYGWGVTYWAGLLDRLGAHDPESARAVAESSVRWSDGIAHVNGASTTHHGDEGFGIGRHRFLDILTERARSLGVRVEFEHEIGADDVPDADLVVAADGVNSRLRERHADRFGARIDVGRNVYTWLGTTRVFDAFTFSFVETEHGWIWCYAYGFSGDHSTCVVECAPDTWRGLGLDDMNEADGLGALEKLFADVLDGHPLIGRAQADDAVQWLNFRTLTNETWYHGNVVLLGDAAHTTHYSIGAGTTLALEDAVALAEALRDVPDLPSALARYERERRSALLSVQSAARHSAQWYENLPRYIGLAPDRMFALLGQRHSPLLPYVPPQLYYRIDRAAERLDALRRLKRWLGPRVARTLHARR, encoded by the coding sequence TTGAAGGTCGCCTGCGTCGGCGGCGGTCCCGCCGGCCTGTACTTCTCGATCCTGATGAAGCTGCAGGACCCGTCCCACGACATCACCGTGTACGAACGGAACCCCGTCGGCTCGACGTACGGATGGGGGGTGACGTACTGGGCGGGCCTGCTCGACCGGCTCGGCGCGCACGACCCCGAGTCGGCCCGCGCCGTCGCCGAGAGCTCGGTCCGCTGGAGCGACGGCATCGCGCACGTGAACGGCGCGTCCACGACCCACCACGGCGACGAGGGCTTCGGCATCGGCCGGCACCGCTTCCTGGACATCCTCACCGAGCGCGCCCGCTCCCTCGGCGTCCGCGTCGAGTTCGAGCACGAGATCGGCGCGGACGACGTCCCCGACGCCGATCTCGTGGTGGCCGCCGACGGCGTCAACAGCCGGCTGCGCGAGCGGCACGCCGACCGCTTCGGCGCCCGGATCGACGTCGGCCGCAACGTCTACACCTGGCTCGGCACGACCAGGGTCTTCGACGCCTTCACCTTCTCCTTCGTCGAGACCGAGCACGGCTGGATCTGGTGCTACGCCTACGGGTTCAGCGGCGACCACAGCACCTGCGTCGTCGAGTGCGCCCCCGACACCTGGCGCGGACTCGGCCTCGACGACATGAACGAGGCCGACGGACTCGGCGCCCTGGAGAAGCTGTTCGCCGACGTCCTCGACGGCCATCCGCTGATCGGCCGCGCCCAGGCCGACGACGCCGTGCAGTGGCTCAACTTCCGCACCCTGACCAACGAGACCTGGTACCACGGGAACGTCGTCCTGCTCGGCGACGCGGCGCACACCACGCACTACTCGATCGGCGCAGGCACCACGCTCGCCCTGGAGGACGCCGTCGCACTGGCCGAGGCGCTCCGGGACGTGCCCGACCTGCCGTCCGCGCTCGCCCGGTACGAACGCGAACGGCGCTCCGCACTGTTGTCCGTGCAGAGCGCCGCGCGCCACAGCGCCCAGTGGTACGAGAACCTGCCGCGCTACATCGGCCTGGCGCCGGACCGGATGTTCGCGCTCCTCGGCCAGCGGCACTCCCCGCTGCTGCCGTACGTCCCGCCGCAGCTCTACTACCGGATCGACCGGGCCGCCGAACGCCTGGACGCGCTGCGTCGGTTGAAGCGCTGGCTCGGCCCCCGCGTCGCCCGCACCCTGCACGCGCGGCGCTGA
- a CDS encoding amino acid ABC transporter ATP-binding protein, translating to MTAAIEIRNLRKSFGDHEVLRGIDFTVAPGEVVCVIGPSGSGKSTLLRCANLLEEPTGGTVTVDGVDLTDPDVDLDAVRRRIGMVFQQFNLFPHLSVLENLTIAQRRVLGRGKAEAAAVGRENLAKVGLADRADSYPAQLSGGQQQRVAIARALSMGPALMLFDEPTSALDPELVGDVLAVMRALADEGMTMMVVTHEMGFARDVADRVVFMDDGRVVEEGSPEQVLGDPAHERTRAFLARVLQTEP from the coding sequence ATGACCGCGGCCATCGAGATCAGGAACCTGCGCAAGTCCTTCGGCGACCACGAGGTGCTGCGCGGCATCGACTTCACCGTCGCCCCCGGCGAGGTGGTCTGCGTCATCGGGCCCTCGGGGTCCGGCAAGTCCACCCTGCTGCGCTGCGCGAACCTCCTGGAGGAACCCACCGGCGGCACCGTCACCGTCGACGGCGTCGACCTCACCGACCCGGACGTCGACCTGGACGCCGTACGCCGCCGGATCGGCATGGTCTTCCAGCAGTTCAACCTCTTCCCGCACCTCAGCGTCCTGGAGAACCTGACCATCGCCCAACGGCGGGTCCTGGGCAGGGGAAAGGCGGAGGCGGCCGCCGTCGGCCGGGAGAACCTGGCCAAGGTCGGACTCGCCGACCGCGCCGACAGCTACCCGGCCCAGCTCTCCGGCGGCCAGCAGCAGCGCGTCGCCATCGCCCGAGCCCTGTCGATGGGTCCCGCGCTGATGCTCTTCGACGAGCCGACCAGCGCCCTCGACCCCGAACTCGTCGGCGACGTGCTCGCCGTGATGCGGGCGCTCGCCGACGAGGGCATGACGATGATGGTCGTCACGCACGAGATGGGCTTCGCCCGCGACGTCGCCGACCGGGTCGTGTTCATGGACGACGGCCGGGTCGTCGAGGAGGGCTCGCCCGAGCAGGTCCTCGGCGACCCCGCCCACGAACGCACCCGCGCGTTTCTCGCCCGGGTGCTGCAGACCGAACCCTGA